The DNA region GATATTTGGTTAACTTGAAACAACACATTTTTTTGCAGAATGTTACCAGTATTCAGTTACCTTCCTCAACTTTGACAGATGATAACTATCAGAAGTAAATTATATAGATCTTGAAAGACAAGCTCACATCATTCAGTTTAGTATATTAATCTCTCCTATGTTATTGTCATACTTTTTAGGCACCTGATACAGATGATACCACTTCAGAGGCAACAAATTATTCTGTCTGTCCTGAATGTGCAAGTTTaaagaaagagaggaaaaagctGAGGAGGAAAGTCAGAGACATGAATGAAAAGATAAGTCAATTGAAGGACAGATTGCAGAAAAGCCAGGAAGATTGGACAATTTCATTTAAAGAGATTGAGTACCAACAACCAGTTTTAGTGACATCAGGTGTGTTAAAGACAATGCTGTCTCCTATTACCTACATGTATTGCTGGTAGTAGTTGATAACACATATGAACTAGCTACAAAACATGGCAGCTGAGAGACTAATAATATTGGTAAGTCTTGCCTTGGGTGATAACCCATGATTTAGAGCAGATTTCAATGACAATGATGCATTTTTATCTTTAGAAACTCAAACTTCTGCTGATGATCTGAAGGGTGAACCTACCCAGGAGCAGCAAACCACCGAGGCATTAGAAAAAGAGGAGCTAGAAGAAGAAGAGCATACAATGAAGGGAGAAATTGGAAATGGAAAACCAGAGgagagaaatgaaaatgaagacCCCTCTTGGACACCAGAGGAGGCAGATgcctacaaaaaagaaaatgatgatgaaAGTGAGGAGAGTAACAAACCTAGGTGACTGACTCAAACAGTAACTTCTTGTTCTAAAAAAGGCATAATTtatacataattatattttCTTACTTCCGCTTGGACAGCAAACCAATTAATGCTTTTAAAACTGGGTTTGTCACCAGGTGAgcacatttaaaaaatatttgaaaaaatacaaactaggttacactggtggtttaaaagatgatatattacaataaaaaattttcCAATGTTTCGGTCACAAACACGGACCTTCTTCAggggaagtgaaagaaaaaaccacGCAAAAGCACAAATATAAGCAAGACGCTGATTAAAAATTCGAGAtaagtgtcattttttcttgtttgcaagGGTCAAGTACAAATACTCCTTCGGGAGTAACGCCCCGTCATCTCGGTTGAGAGGGTCTCTCGCGCAATTAATCTCCCAAGCTTCCAAAATCTTCCTTTGGTGCCAATTACTATTAGTCCTGAAAAATCATCACTTGCAGACCACGTGACAAATACCAATCACGATATCGCATGGGATGAGGCCACAATTCTCAGGACTAATAGTAATTGGCACCAAAGGAAGATTTTGGAAGCTTGGGAGATTAATTGCGCGAGAGACCCTCTCAACCGAGATGACGGGGCGTTACTCCCCAAGGAGTATTTGCACTTGACCcttgcaaacaagaaaaaatgacacttaTCTCGAATTTTTAATCAGCGTCTTGCTCATATTTGtgcttttgtgtggttttttctttcacttccccTGAAGAAGGTCCGTGTTTGTGACCGAAACGTTGggaacattttttattgtaatatatcatcttttaaaccaccagtgtaacctagtttgtattttttcaattAATGCTTGTATAAAAGTAACTTGCATGcatttgtcttttgtttttcttatagACTGGACTGGACAGGCAAAAATCCCAGGGAGGAACCCAAAGGAGTAATGTTCCTTTCAAAACTTCTGCTTCTCTTTCAACACTGCCACATATGTTTTTCAGCAAATCCAGCCCTTAGTGTCACCCAGACAGGCGCTATGATGACTATTCAGTCCAGCTGCAGTCGTTGCTCAGACACATTCATTTGGCAAAGCCAGCCATATCTTCTTGGAAAGTTTCCTGCTGGGAACCTTCTTCTCAGCTTTGCTATACTCTGTGCTGGCGCCTCAGTGATTAAAGTTCTGTTGGTATTTCGGCGCATGGGAATGCTAATTTACAGTGAACCCACGTATTACTACCATCAGCGACATCTGCTTATCCCAGCCATTGTATCATTTTGGCGCAGTTACCAGGCAAAAATAATACACTCACTAAACGGAAAAGAGGTCACACTGGCAGGTGATGGCCGACACGACAGCATGGGCCTATCAGCAAAGTATGGTACATACACCATATTTTGCTGTACAGTGGGCCTCATTATTCACATCGTCCTTGTGCAGGTTGGTAAATGtgactaatatatagatttagccaagcctaaaagcggagctcccggtttgtttattcttactggctataggattagtgaaaataaaaggctttggaactgtcggcctatgggttttcccggaaattgcttaattatatcattttcctcgctgcctaactagtgaattccacggttaatttcacctgaaaaaccgactgatcgcatgaatcacgaagggatgggtgtgatatcggtttttccagcgaaatctactgtcgaattcaccagttaggcatttaatttttcttgaatcgcaagagtttgaaaagaaaacaaacaaatcctcagcaagcaaacggaaaaggaaagaagccatttcagagtcgactgtcaaaagccagcgaataggaatcaggctaaaattagaactcacagacgtactatagctcgtgatgtgacagatcgtactttatttattccactttatctctgaaaacgagatcatttacattttgatgtacttcattgaaacacgccagcttggcttagaaccagaatcggctagaaaggacaaacttcaaacaagatctccaacaaattacctgtacgtgctgtaaacaaacttctgaaaacacaagctggtgatatttctccttactttttacgagaactcattgcgattacatgtgtagaacataagtgcaaaattttcttgtcactgtcgagacacatcgaaaaacaattaggcaagcagagtaaaaaaatacgtcttgttcgctcgcattttaaggccaaacaaaccagcaaaagatcgattatttctgtccaaaaagactacagatgattgttatttaattccagttaacaataaaaattcgagtttcattcctgagcaaaggaaaaaacgactaaacaactttttagaaatatgcatccacctgaaataactcatccgtagaaataacaaacggtttagtgtccaagaaaataatttgtggagtaacttcttccaccaactttaagctattactggtgtaccgttttgtcgttctcgttctctttctctcttctttcgtctctgctcttctgtcataagccgttcaggcatcttgcaaccttagtagattcaaaattaaaaatcttaacacataccaaacactgcaattcagagcaaaaagcagcccaaaacaaattaaaaataaacactcagctttaactttacatcgctccaatacttgacttgaataactacgtcgccaccagtgtgtcctgaccacagctatattatgttaaacctggactgaaaccagcgaaaaatgcaagaaaaatatattttccataccgtacctgaacacgaaaagcatcgactgtcaagagctttgctgacgtagcgtggctgtgtaggcgcgtcgagccacagaaagagcgcgaaaatgaggcctcgatcaggtgtgtgtgagtgtctgacctggcttgggcctgcgatccaatcaacaaccagtccctggtcagcggtcaacttcaaaaaaacagctgacctcgataaggtctaacttgagcccgctatatagtcacgtgatactggtcagcggataccttgttttgacaggtgtcaattgaccataacatcgatgtccaatatcaaagatgtatgctgtaaactagttagtgtcaaatgtagtattgcctcctggatgagctctaaactttaattagcccgtgatatgtttacgtgtactggtcacattggcatacatgaaggggcggacggacgtacggacgtacgttgtacgtacggacgttgatgacgtcatgcctataaaaccaaattttctcacatcgatgggttaccatattttcttagctatggtgctccgcgcgcgcgcgcctttggcgcgcgcggagctccgctaataaacAATATGGGAatattaaaattacaaaaaaaaaaaaaagcatgccAACAAAGATGGTTTTGGTTTAGAAAAAAGTAACTGAAGTAATCATCAGTGACTGGAGTAACAATTCAAGACTAAATCACATGATACAGTTACTTTcattaatttacaataatttttccATCAGGCGAATGAAGCTGGTAGCAGTTCCAGTATGGAGTTCTATGGTCACCAGAAGGCATTTATGTATCTTCTTACTACTGGCATGATTATCAGGGCTTTCATTTCAGATCGGCATTCAGCCATTTCAAAGTGGATGAGAGTTGAATGCCCAAAAAAATGCAAGGAACTGGGGAAACCGGTAGTTGACCATTTCTATGACCTGTGGCACATTGGCAAAAGTAAGAACATCAAGACTgattacagtacatgtaactcttagtaagtactttatTTACACACCTTTCACCAGTGAGCCTGGGGCTCATTAAAATGTGAACAGGAAGGCtacaaattcaaatgtaaaattTAAGTATGTTATCTATTCAATAAGAATATAAAAAACTAGATTAtaacatttaaaatttaaaaactagcCTATGAACTCTAAAACTTGACTCTTTCAATCATATATTTGTTTCTGAATGTGACTAAAACTGTTTCTTAATGGataaatgaaatacatgtatttaatttgtttgtcccATTCTAGAGATCCAAAAGGTGTGGATCAAATTAAGCAAAGAAAAGGGGTGTGAAGTGATTGGCAGGTGAAAAAAAGCGTGTGTACGACACTTCTACTGGGCTGTGACATCAACTCGGCCAAAACTTGGTGATCTGATATTGGCCAAGTTGAATGCCTTTCTCAGCCATGTCATTAACAAGCACAAGGACCTCCCCAGTCGACTGTTTAACAAGTGTGCCCATGGTGCTGTTATCACCCCAAAGGTCTGGCTCACAAAAGGTAAACAATCGTTGTAGAGTACTTTGTAACTTGTATATGGAACATTTAATTCAGTCTGTTTACTAACAGTGAGATTTTAGGGGATTGCTGCACAACTTTGTACAAATGTGCACATGGCTTGGCCTAGGAAAACAAGAAGccttcatatatatttttttatttgcttaggCTAACAAATCTTTGTTACAGGATCAATTGCATATGAGAAGTTATGTGAAGCACTTAGTCAGAACCACCTTGTCAAAGCAATCAAGCAAGCATCCCCTGTTGCCCAAACCAGTTGCTTGGAGGGATATCACTCCGTTGTAAATCAATTTGCCCCCAAGATGTTAGCATACTCATATCTTGGAATGCTATGCAGGTTATAATACTGcccattttctttgaaattgagACATAGAAGCCAAAAAGACGACACTCATTTTGTAATACTCTCTTTTGACTAATACTACAACATCAGACATCTTTCAGCAAAAAAGCTACACCTGTTTGAGTATTGCTTGTATGTGCAATGAAGCAAACCAGTGAGAATCTACTGTGGCTTTAACCGCCTATTATTTAATTTCAGGACTATCCTCTCAGCAATTCGTTTCAATTACAATCTGAGGAGACAAAACAAGGTTGATGATCACGGAAACATAAAGGTTAAAGTCACATATCCCAAATTTAAAGACGGTGAGGCAACAGTGAGGGAGATTAAAGTGGAGCAAAATTATGGTACTTAAATGAATTGACTGATGCTCTCAAGTACAGTGATGATCAGACAAATGTAACAATTGCAGCACAAAAAGGTTTTGCCAGAGCATGTATAAATCCAGTTTCCATAAAGTAAATGCCCGTGGTCTTGAATTCCACAAAACAAGAGAACTAGGCTACTGGTTGATGACTGAACCGTAACCTGAAAAATAGTTTGTCATGTACATGCATTTAAACATGCCTCCTGGGTACATGATTTTGACAACCCTATGGGGATTTGGTTTAAACCACCGTTATATTCATAgtaccataactgaaaaaaagtaGAAGGAGACAAAACTGACAGCACCACCCAACCCCATCCCCTATTGGGTATAAGCATGTCATTATTAACTGACAATGTGCACCTAAGTGGATCCTTTCATGTTTATCTTTTGAAGTATACAGACAGACAATATATTTTAGCTAACGCGGCAAAATGTCTGAAGGAAAACCAGTATGATGGCTCGTCGCTTTTTATTTCGGATGATGTCAGTAACGATGTTCGGGAGCAGTGAAAGAAGTTGAAAGCATTTAATGAATCTTCGTCAAAGAGATGATGTGCAATTTGCATATGTGGCGTGGTCAGTTCCAGCTAAGATTTTGTATAAACTTATAGACAATCCAGTTCTAAACGCTGTTCAATGAAGAGTTTTGACTGCCAGTTGTGCTTGCTGTATTCGTTTTTACGTCGGAAGTCAGGAGCTGATCTGGAGTAGCAAAGAGAGTGCTGATTCCAGAAATTGTGGGATTGTGTATCTGCTTTGTTATGTGTGTTTTTGTGGTTATTGATCAGGGCAGTCCTTGTATCATATTATTTAACGGGTCACATTATATATTATGTATattacttttttcttctttttttataaaTGTTTAAGATGATGTCTTTAAATGTCAGAGGCTTGAGTAATTTTAAGAAGCGAAAGTTAATTTTTTCTTGGTGTAGACATAGCCTCTCCACGGAGTGTCTGGAAACGGCCCAGTCCTTAGCCAATATGTTGAGGCTTTTGATCATGTGACATCGAAGGTGCACGCTTTTGcaagccaaaacaaaatggcagattGCCTGGCTTGTGAGTCTGAAGGCACTGAGATTGAATTTCTACTTACGGAAGACGTGGACGATGAAAGTTTACTGATGTCTTTAGATATGATCCAGTGTTTCAGTTCATCAGATGGGTTTGAAGAGGTGGAGAACGAGCTCGATGCTGTTTGGAATGATGTAAGCTTTTGAGCTAATATTTTTGTGCTTTGAATCGTGACTGAAGCGCGACCTTCAGAACGAAAGCTGGGACGTTTACAATCTTTATTATTGAGAAATTGTCACAGATTAGAGAGCTTCAGAGTAGAGCTTAACCGACTTATGATCTACTTACTGCTCACTGGAATTCACAGTCCATTATTGTGAACTGGGGGAAAGCTGGATTAAAATTTCGCTTGTTTGAAATATTCTTACTGTGTAATTCAGTGTGATTCCTTGCGAGTCCAGCATACTcagaaaaaagattaaaattacATCGTGTCTTTACAATAAGCTAATTTTTACTGTTCCAATATAAACCCAATAATTAAATTGCGTCAGTATTCAACATTGCCAGATGTGTTTCAAATGCCTGTGATCACATATTTCATATCAAATAGGACAGATTCATGATAGTGCCACATGACTACAACTATCAGaatctgtcttttttttttttgcctggcTCACGGCTATAATGTAATTATTTCCCCTCTGGGATTGCAAAATGTGAATAAGAGAGGATAATCAGATACGCAGTgaattctatttcgtcattggtctaagtcgctagtgagtcacgtgagatagagcgCGGGAACCTGAGCATTCAGTTTGAGCGTTGACCTTTGAGCAGTCAGTCGTGTGATTGAATTATCCGTTGCAAATCCTTCAAAAATGAATACTGCCGACGCTTCTTCGCTTCAAGAGGATGTATTGCTGAGTGAAGAACCTGATGTACCTTCTGGAGAGACTTCTGCTACTAACTACGCTATCCTTGCTGTCCTCCAGTCACTGAATAAGAACATGACCGAAATGGGCGAATCGCTCAGGTCATTGAAACAGAAAGGGGAAACTCAGACCCCCAAAACGGCAGAACCTGCCAAAAAACGAAAATCCCCGTCAACGGGCGATGATTCTGACTCACAAGAATCCGATGCAGAAGAACTGTTGGCTGCAAACAAACGCCCTAAAGTTGTTGCCGATAAGAGCAATGGCTCCACGTGCGAAACCAGTGCGGAGGACGAAAGCGATTCTTTACTCGATGAAATCGCGCAGTCTCTCACCGACACGGAGAAAACAGCCCCGAACGTGACTGAGAAACTTGCAAAGATTGtaaacttaaggtggcttaacAAGCTTGACGAGACAAACCTAAAGGAAAAGGCGGATAAATACCTTCGACCGATAAATTGTGATCGGCTGATCACTCGGAAGGTAAACCCTGAAATCTGGGGGTGCCTTGATCGGCAAACAAGGGGCAAGGACCTGAGGTTGTCCAACTTGCAAACAATACTTACGAAGGTCGGTAATATAACCGCAAAAACGACCGATATGTTGTTGAAGGCTCGTGCTGAGGACGGGAAAGTTGATGTCAACAACATGGTCCGAATGAATACTGATGCATTGGCACTCCTCGGGCACGTCAGCTTCGAAATATCTCAGAGGAGACGTGATGCAATTCGTCCCACACTGCACAAAGATTATGCCACATTGTGTGCTTCACATGTGCGTATTACAAATTTTCTGTTTGGTGATGAACTGCAAACGCAGCTCAACCACATTCGGGCTTCAAACAAGATCAGTAGCATGGCAAGCCCATCTAACTCTGCGTACAAGCGATCCTATGGAAAATCGCATACACCCGGTAATAATCAGCCTTGGAAGCCTTTTTTAGGCAAGACGCCCTCGGGCAACCAGTCGTACAAGAAGTAGACTCCATATCAACACCACTGGAAGAAACAAACCGGACAAATGGTCCGGAAGTAACCAGTAACATTATTGCAACACTTGGCAACACACCGGTAAGCGAATTTAAAGCTATTTTACCATCACTTTTAGAGTATTttcagggaaaaacaaaaacattcaaAGCAGGCAGTTTAGCTGCTTATTCTCATCAATGCCAAGAGATCACTTCAGATCCTGAAGTTTTGGAGACGGTTACTGGTCAGAGTATTGACTTTGCTACTCTTCCAATACAGGAGAACCCATTAATGCAAACTAAGTTGTCTGAAGTACAAACAGAATCTGTTGATTTGGAAATTATTCAGCTCCTCAAGAAAGGGGTTATTCAACCTTGCCAACACGAGGCAGGGGAATTTATATCGCCTATTTTTACAAGACCTAAAAAAGATGGCTCTTTTCGAATAATTTTAAATCTAAAATGTTTTTATACCAATGTTGCTCActatcattttaaaatggacaacATCTGGTCTGCCACCAGGCTAATGAAGCCTGGATGCTATATGGCATCAGTAGATCTGAAAGACGCATATTACTCAGTGTCAATATGTAAGGACCATCAGAAATTTCTTAAGTTTAAATGGAAAGGAATCTTGTATCAATTTGTGTGTTTTCCAAACGGATTAGCACTTTGCCCTAGAAAGTTTACAAAGCTGCTGAAGCCAGTATTCTcacttttgcgaaaacaagGGCACATTTCAGTTGCATATATCGACGATTCATGGCTGATGGCAGATAATTTTGCCCAATGCACCAAAAATGTCATTGATACAATCAGTTTGCTTGACAAAGTGGGGTTTGTCATTCACCCTGAAAAGTCTGTTCTTCTTCCGACACAGATTATAACTTTCCTGAGATTTGTTCTTAACTCTATCTTGATGCAGGTTTCCCTGACTCCGGGAAGAGCTCAAAAATTAAAAGATGCTTGTGAGAATCTGCTAGCTACTGCCTCCCCGTCCATTAGGGATGTGGCTCATGTACTAGGACTTATGACCTCTAGTTTTCCTGGGGTGATGTATGGTCCATTACACCAAAAGTTTCTTGAAATGGACAAAACGCAGGCTCTAAACCTACACAAAGggaattttgacaagaaaattaatttatccCAAGAGGCCGAAATGGACCTAAAATGGTGGGTCAGAGCACTGCCTGCAGCATATAACCTTATTAACCATGGAGACCCACAGGTTACTATGACAACAGATGCTTCTCTGATTGGATGGGGGTGCTGTATTGATACAGTCTCCTCTGGAGGAAATTGGACTCCCGAAGAAGCACAGCATGACATTAATTATTTAGAAATGTTAGCTGTTTTCCTTGCTTTGAAATCTTTCTCAAGTGTAGTGCAAGGTAAACATGTGAAACTCTTGGTTGATAACACTACTGCAGTGTCTACAATTAACCAAATGGGCACATGCCATTCTAGAGTAAACAATCACCTTTCACAACAAATCTGGTTGTGGTGCATAGACCATGCTGTTTGGTTAACAGTTGCACATATCCCTGGGAAACAAAACACTGAGGCAGACAGAGAGTCACGACTTCCtcgaagagaaacagaatggACTTTACACAAGTCAATTTTTGATGCTGCTATTAAAAAATTAGGTGTGACTCCTACTGTGGATTTAT from Montipora capricornis isolate CH-2021 unplaced genomic scaffold, ASM3666992v2 scaffold_433, whole genome shotgun sequence includes:
- the LOC138035823 gene encoding uncharacterized protein — its product is MNTADASSLQEDVLLSEEPDVPSGETSATNYAILAVLQSLNKNMTEMGESLRSLKQKGETQTPKTAEPAKKRKSPSTGDDSDSQESDAEELLAANKRPKVVADKSNGSTCETSAEDESDSLLDEIAQSLTDTEKTAPNVTEKLAKIVNLRWLNKLDETNLKEKADKYLRPINCDRLITRKVNPEIWGCLDRQTRGKDLRLSNLQTILTKVGNITAKTTDMLLKARAEDGKVDVNNMVRMNTDALALLGHVSFEISQRRRDAIRPTLHKDYATLCASHVRITNFLFGDELQTQLNHIRASNKISSMASPSNSAYKRSYGKSHTPEYFQGKTKTFKAGSLAAYSHQCQEITSDPEVLETVTGQSIDFATLPIQENPLMQTKLSEVQTESVDLEIIQLLKKGVIQPCQHEAGEFISPIFTRPKKDGSFRIILNLKCFYTNVAHYHFKMDNIWSATRLMKPGCYMASVDLKDAYYSVSICKDHQKFLKFKWKGILYQFVCFPNGLALCPRKFTKLLKPVFSLLRKQGHISVAYIDDSWLMADNFAQCTKNVIDTISLLDKVGFVIHPEKSVLLPTQIITFLRFVLNSILMQVSLTPGRAQKLKDACENLLATASPSIRDVAHVLGLMTSSFPGVMYGPLHQKFLEMDKTQALNLHKGNFDKKINLSQEAEMDLKWWVRALPAAYNLINHGDPQVTMTTDASLIGWGCCIDTVSSGGNWTPEEAQHDINYLEMLAVFLALKSFSSVVQGKHVKLLVDNTTAVSTINQMGTCHSRVNNHLSQQIWLWCIDHAVWLTVAHIPGKQNTEADRESRLPRRETEWTLHKSIFDAAIKKLGVTPTVDLFASRLNFQLKPYVAYKPDPEAHAVNTFHISWKRHTFYAFPPFSVIQREGRHTVPTSTSPTAAPITQETSITGLPLVRELLASRGISTGAAKIIMQSWQTSTQKQYQTYHQRWQEFCRSRRLDPFSASLENGLEFLYHQYENGLSYSGINTARSALSTVIFLPDGGSFGNHSLVSRFLKGVYESRPSLPRYKNIWDVSVVLNYLKTLPPPEESNLKDITLKTVMLVALLSGQRCQTVHALTVSGMRITNDTVHFEIATLLKTSKPGKHQGHLELKSYPADQGLCVVTCLRQYVKLTEPVRAGHNPLWLSYSKPFKPVSRDTVSRWIKNVLDKAGINTKVFSAHSTRAAATSAAHLNNVPINTIMEAAGWSRESTFRTFYDKPVTRVVNFGEQLVSTHDCASKQ